One segment of Hirundo rustica isolate bHirRus1 chromosome 21, bHirRus1.pri.v3, whole genome shotgun sequence DNA contains the following:
- the LOC120762037 gene encoding nuclear cap-binding protein subunit 2, with the protein MSGLLHTTLSGLNSDSYCEISQYRDQHFRGSRQLQEKSLKISSTLYVGNLSFYTTEEQIQELFSKCGDVKRIVMGLDKIKKTPCGFCFVEYYTRADAEHAMRFINGTRLDDRIIRTDWDAGFKEGRQYGRGKTGGQVRDEYRTDYDVGRGGFGKIIQMQKANHQPAIY; encoded by the exons ATGTCGGGGCTGCTGCACACCACGCTCAGCGGGCTCAACAGCGACTCGTACTGCGAGATCAGCCAGTACCGGGACCAGCACTTCCGG GGtagcaggcagctgcaggagaaatcCCTGAAGATTTCCTCCACGCTGTATGTCGGCAACCTGTCCTTCTACACCACCGAGGAGCAGATCCAGGAGCTCTTCTCCAAGTGCGGAGATGTCAAGAGGATTGTCATGGGTCTGGACAAGATCAAGAAAACCCCGTGTGGTTTTTGCTTTGTCGA GTACTACACGAGAGCAGATGCCGAGCACGCCATGCGGTTCATCAACGGCACGCGGCTGGATGACCGCATCATCCGCACGGACTGGGACGCAGGCTTCAAGGAGGGGCGACAGTACGGGAGAGGAAAGACTGGAGGACAG GTGCGAGATGAATACCGGACGGACTACGATGTGGGAAGAGGTGGCTTTGGCAAGATCATTCAGATGCAGAAGGCAAATCACCAGCCTGCAATCTATTAA